One Salmo trutta chromosome 12, fSalTru1.1, whole genome shotgun sequence genomic region harbors:
- the LOC115204550 gene encoding claudin-3: MSMGMEIVGIALGVIGFILGIVVCALPMWKVTAFIGANIITAQTIWEGLWMNCVTQSTGQMQCKIYDSMLALPQDLQAARAMTVIAIVLGILGVMVSIVGAKCTNCIDDESSKSKVMIISGIFFILAGILVLIPVSWSANTIIRDFYNPLLVEAQRRELGASLYIGWGSAALLLIGGAMLCCSCPPKEEKRYKPPRMAYSAPRSVSGGAVGYDRKDYV; encoded by the coding sequence ATGTCAATGGGCATGGAGATTGTGGGCATCGCCCTGGGAGTCATAGGATTCATCCTGGGCATCGTGGTCTGTGCTTTGCCCATGTGGAAGGTTACAGCCTTCATCGGAGCCAACATCATTACAGCCCAGACCATCTGGGAAGGGTTATGGATGAACTGTGTGACCCAGAGCACGGGACAGATGCAGTGTAAAATCTATGACTCCATGCTGGCCTTACCTCAGGACCTTCAGGCTGCCAGAGCCATGACTGTCATCGCCATTGTCCTGGGGATTCTAGGGGTGATGGTCTCCATCGTCGGAGCCAAGTGCACCAACTGCATCGATGACGAATCCTCCAAATCTAAAGTCATGATCATCTCCGGAATCTTCTTCATCCTGGCCGGTATCCTCGTCCTCATCCCTGTCTCCTGGTCGGCCAACACCATCATCCGAGACTTCTACAACCCCCTTTTGGTCGAGGCCCAGAGGAGGGAGCTGGGAGCCTCACTCTACATCGGCTGGGGGTCGGCGGCCCTGCTCCTTATCGGAGGAGCCATGCTGTGCTGCTCCTGCCCCCCCAAGGAGGAGAAGAGGTACAAGCCCCCCCGCATGGCCTACTCCGCCCCTCGCAGCGTGAGCGGGGGTGCAGTGGGATACGACAGGAAAGACTACGTCTGA